The following coding sequences lie in one Bicyclus anynana chromosome 21, ilBicAnyn1.1, whole genome shotgun sequence genomic window:
- the LOC112056989 gene encoding uncharacterized protein LOC112056989 translates to MQLYKSVLVVIPLFLAVGCGELTLEDKENFLIGFVEYLNNLPDQVYKYDEGVLLNAHKTDDSSKCYYIEVRLRATEVHNLDSSRYLKCSATIQNTEENGVAIQDQYHCEDADQVTESSVSDDDETVEDVVAEEQTTLAAVHTPVHLDNEVQTNTGVTSGEEFIAVPRRKYGDVCMGCSDHVNPQAPGVRELALLGIKHLDIHETTIRHSLETVIDVERQVQVVNGVRYTLQLQVGFDNCTSTSRDSCFDSKVCRISILEKTWIKLPDGSKYRAILSNNCTQEWIFGDEGEYISNVERNKKDSEDIDVNPHIHDKVDPNPVPDYDKIANTGSVDEILKAVHKNEVEAEKQTDKSLSETELRELEDQIIPHDRNYESVVYPHFPKKPYDSNVQLHHIVNVEAAVQGSIDNPIPYKQPEYEKTSKFLNEDRKKAIDDLIYFFNSAGFDSVHENFPKMKRDYDNESKVMSVSSKFHHVKKNVNENMTNRMKRSGLVGGANSKDPNDPKYKSLAEESLHHYLTSNNLKGTYEVKVENVTVQVVAGTLTKIHFKIVSRNSDDRVKYCNSEIWEKPWLNFKEITKVTCDIKNDDERIKRQVPGGVVKEHIINSYYQEMAQDKNVNDLGDNENMIIRMKRSGLAGGANSKDPNDPKYKSLAEESLHHYLTSNNLKGTYEVKVENVTVQVVAGTLTKIHFKIVSRNSDDRVKYCNSEIWEKPWLNFKEITKVTCDIKNDDERIKRQVPGGVVKEHIINSYYQEMAQDKNVNDLGDNENMIFRMKRSGLAGGANSKDPNDPQYKSLAEESLHHYLTSNNLKGTYEVKVENVTVQVVAGTLTKIHFKIVSRNSDDRVKNCNSEIWEKPWLNFKEITKITCDIKNDDKRIKRQVTDGAVDENINNQQLINTMIQEKISLMKKNKRQADSSFIKKYQGKKHSLKGREVKQDPKLPEFKLLAEESLRKYQQKQLNESSNHEVTSVEKVAKQLVSGVKYSIDFLAKPVQCTTDEHKVVQCTHTENDTLYCHTNIWKRPWKGPPKIEVDCNRLYSEEEDEDENDDDRKKRNLGVLGEKDLDFENYRALAEETLTKYHLLSNVKYIHKILKIHHVQILGSLTKLQFSISPTKCLLSNNPVLVDGCVLLKPKIVLWCEAQIWDRPWIKSDKDINIDCKKQYTKKSGDKYKNTNKHRNKRQVPQAEDSIDEDVKDYYANRAVQHINDKADTNNLQKLVTIHAIQNVVNMDVNMVHMYIETAFTYCIRYQNVVNVAQCDELSGMYHRLCYVRLWPLHDDELAIQSMSVVCDDEPDFKSITGLSIVDLIKASLKDLEESPKIKYKLVHQGEPYVIPSLDSRMPVLLNFVVVVTNCSKYINIDENPLSCFVDNSKLPKTCTSSIWLAPKSKKIKKIATSCNQPPKQYRSRRSISLDSTNITSDEKTIQNYVRESLEKLELTSIHRYKQRVIQINNYTTTIVKGRLTTIHFDVGFTTCLKYEWVDNITQCEFIKYLPRRHCISQIKERLWLDNVKKIDVNCEDDNTPLQSTVDLDSAANAMQLATEALKHIEAKYPHPRKQKVVRIFTFDKQEIAGVHYRVKLEVGYTDCLALSIKDDCQLVDDISLNKLCRANIWVRPGTDHPPTYRVSCDYQDGITTELYHKIQSEHLFSDFLATYNPDYINDHLEMLKRYEIFQNNVRKIHDFNTHERGTARYAVTRFSDLTYEEFGQKYLGLKTNLRDSNQIPIRKADIPQVHLPDSYDWRHYNAVTEVKDQGSCGSCWAFSVTGNIEGQWKIHSGDLVSLSEQELVDCDKLDEGCNGGLPDNAYRAIEQLGGLETEKDYPYEGENDKCTYNKTLSRVQITGAVNISSNETDMAKWLLQNGPISIGINANAMQFYVGGVSHPWRMLCSPSNLDHGVLIVGYGIKDYPLFHKRLPYWIIKNSWGSRWGEQGYYRVYRGDGTCGVNQMASSAVI, encoded by the exons ATGCAGTTATACAAGAGTGTGTTAGTGGTTATTCCATTATTTCTTGCTGTTGGTTGTGGAGAACTAACATTGGAAGACAAAGAAAATTTTTTAATTGGATTTGTCGAATATTTGAACAATTTGCCTGATCAAGTCTACAAATACGATGAAGGCGTCCTTCTTAATGCGCATAAAACT GATGACAGTAGCAAATGTTACTACATTGAAGTCAGATTGAGAGCTACAGAAGTCCACAATTTAGACTCATcaagatatttaaaatgttcTGCCACAATTCAAAACACGGAGGAAAATGGTGTTGCCATACAAGATCAGTATCATTGTGAGGATGCTGATCAGGTTACAGAATCCagtgttagtgatgatgatgagactgTAGAAGATGTGGTAGCAGAGGAACAGACAACTTTAGCTGCAGTCCACACACCTGTGCATTTGGACAATGAAGTTCAGACAAATACTGGA GTTACATCTGGCGAGGAATTCATTGCAGTGCCACGGCGTAAATATGGTGATGTCTGTATGGGTTGTTCTGATCATGTTAATCCCCAAGCACCTGGGGTCAGAGAGTTGGCGCTACTGGGCATTAAACATTTAGATATACATGAAACAACCATAAGGCACTCATTAGAGACTGTTATTGATGTGGAAAGACAAGTACaa gtTGTTAATGGTGTAAGATATACCTTACAACTTCAAGTTGGTTTTGATAACTGCACATCAACTTCACGTGATTCTTGTTTTGATAGTAAAGTGTGCAGAATATCTATATTGGAAAAGACTTGGATAAAGTTACCAGATGGTTCAAAATATAGAGCCATTCTTTCTAACAATTGTACACAGGAATGGATTTTTGGTGATGAGGGTGaatatatttctaatgtcgaaagaaacaaaaaagaCAGTGAAGACATTGATGTCAATCCTCATATACATGATAAAGTTGATCCTAATCCTGTCCCTGACTATGATAAAATTGCTAATACTGGTTCTGTGGATGAAATTCTTAAAGCAGTGCATAAAAATGAGGTTGAGGCAGAAAAACAAACTGACAAATCTCTTAGCGAGACTGAGTTAAGAGAATTAGAGGACCAGATAATTCCTCATGATAGAAATTATGAATCAGTAGTATATCCACATTTTCCCAAAAAACCATATGATTCAAATGTTCAATTGCATCATATTGTTAATGTTGAAGCTGCAGTTCAAGGAAGTATTGATAATCCTATTCCATATAAACAACCTGAATATGAAAAAACTAGTAAGTTTTTAAATGAAGACCGAAAAAAAGCAATTGATgatctaatatatttttttaattctgctGGATTTGACAGTGTTCATGAAAACTTTCCGAAAATGAAAAGGGATTACGACAATGAATCAAAAGTTATGTCTGTTTCCAGTAAATTCCATCATGTAAAAAAGAATGTCAATGAAAATATGACTAATAGAATGAAACGATCTGGTTTGGTTGGTGGGGCTAATAGTAAAGATCCAAATGATCCAAAATATAAGTCGTTAGCAGAGGAATCATTACATCATTATTTAACGTCAAACAACCTTAAGGGAACATATGAAGTAAAAGTTGAAAATGTTACTGTTCAGGTAGTTGCTGGAACATTaactaaaattcattttaaaatagtttctaGAAATTCTGACGACAGAGTAAAATACTGTAATTCGGAAATTTGGGAAAAACCATggttaaattttaaagaaataactaaagttacatgtgatattaaaaatgatgatgaaaggaTTAAAAGACAAGTACCAGGTGGAGTGGTAAAAGAACATATTATTAATTCTTATTATCAAGAAATGGCACAAGACAAGAATGTCAATGATTTAGGTGACAATGAAAATATGATTATTAGAATGAAACGATctggtttggctggtggggCTAATAGTAAAGATCCAAATGATCCAAAATATAAGTCGTTAGCAGAGGAATCATTACATCATTATTTAACGTCAAACAACCTTAAGGGAACATATGAAGTAAAAGTTGAAAATGTTACTGTTCAGGTAGTTGCTGGAACATTaactaaaattcattttaaaatagtttctaGAAATTCTGACGACAGAGTAAAATACTGTAATTCGGAAATTTGGGAAAAACCATggttaaattttaaagaaataactAAAGTTACATGTGATATTAAAAATGACGATGAAAGGATTAAAAGACAAGTACCAGGTGGAGTGGTAAAAGAACATATTATTAATTCTTATTATCAAGAAATGGCACAAGACAAGAATGTCAATGATTTAGGTGACAatgaaaatatgatttttaGAATGAAACGATctggtttggctggtggggCTAATAGTAAAGATCCAAATGATCCACAATATAAGTCGTTAGCAGAGGAATCATTACATCATTATTTAACGTCAAACAACCTTAAGGGAACATATGAAGTAAAAGTTGAAAATGTTACTGTTCAGGTAGTTGCTGGAACATTaactaaaattcattttaaaatagtttctaGAAATTCTGATGACAGAGTAAAAAACTGTAATTCGGAAATTTGGGAAAAACCATggttaaattttaaagaaattactaaaattacatGTGACATTAAAAATGATGATAAAAGGATAAAAAGACAAGTTACAGATGGTGCGGtagatgaaaatataaataatcagCAGTTAATAAATACAATGATACAAGAAAAAATTTccttgatgaaaaaaaataaaagacaagCAGACagtagttttataaaaaaataccaaggtaaaaaacattcattaaaGGGAAGGGAAGTAAAACAAGACCCCAAATTACCCGAATTCAAATTATTAGCTGAGGAATCATTACGAAAGTATCAgcaaaaacaattaaatgaGTCATCAAACCACGAAGTCACCTCAGTAGAAAAAGTTGCAAAGCAGTTGGTCTCAGGAGTAaagtatagtatagattttttagcTAAGCCAGTTCAATGTACAACAGATGAGCATAAAGTAGTCCAATGTACTCATACTGAAAATGATACTCTATATTGTCACACGAATATATGGAAGCGGCCTTGGAAAGGTCCTCCTAAAATTGAGGTAGATTGTAACAGATTATATAGTGAAGAAGAAGATgaagatgaaaatgatgatgacagaAAAAAACGCAATTTGGGTGTATTAGGAGAAAAAGATTTAGACTTTGAGAACTATAGAGCATTAGCTGAAGAAACATTAACGAAGTATCATCTCTTATCTAATgttaaatatattcataaaattttaaaaatacaccaTGTACAAATACTTGGATCACTGACGAAACTTCAATTTTCGATATCTCCAACTAAATGTTTACTATCTAATAACCCAGTGCTTGTAGATGGTTGTGTCTTATTAAAACCGAAAATTGTATTATGGTGCGAAGCACAAATATGGGATCGCCCTTGGATAAAATCTGATAAGGATATCAATATAGACTGTAAAAAacagtatacaaaaaaaagcggtgataaatataaaaatacaaacaaacataggAATAAGAGACAAGTCCCACAGGCAGAAGATAGTATAGACGAAGATGTAAAAGATTATTATGCTAATCGTGCAGTGCAGCACATCAACGATAAGGCCGATACTAATAACTTGCAAAAACTTGTTACCATTCATGCTATTCAAAACGTTGTGAACATGGATGTTAATATGGTACATATGTATATAGAAACTGCATTCACATACTGTATTCGATATCAGAATGTAGTAAATGTGGCACAATGTGATGAATTATCTGGGATGTATCATAGACTGTGTTATGTTCGGTTATGGCCCTTACATGATGATGAGTTAGCAATTCAAAGTATGTCTGTAGTTTGTGACGATGAGCCGGATTTCAAAAGTATAACTGGCTTATCAATAGTGGATCTTATAAAAGCCTCCTTAAAAGACTTGGAAGAATCCCCGAAAATTAAGTACAAATTAGTGCATCAGGGTGAGCCATATGTTATACCTAGTCTTGATTCGCGAATGCCAGTCTTATTAAATTTTGTGGTTGTCGTAACGAACTGTTCTAAGTACATAAACATTGATGAAAATCCTTTGTCATGTTTCGTTGATAATTCTAAACTTCCAAAAACGTGTACTTCTTCTATATGGTTGGCgcctaaaagtaaaaaaatcaagaaaatcgCGACAAGTTGTAATCAACCACCTAAGCAATATCGTAGTAGACGGTCAATTTCATTAGATTCTACAAATATCACGTCTGATGAAAAAACTATACAGAACTATGTCAGGGAGTCCTTGGAAAAATTGGAACTGACTTCTATACATAGATATAAACAAAGagttatacaaataaacaacTATACCACAACAATAGTTAAGGGGAGATTAACAACCATACATTTTGACGTTGGATTCACAACTTGTTTGAAATAtgaatgggttgataatataaCACAATGCGAAtttataaagtacctacctagaagACATTGTATTTCTCAGATTAAAGAGCGACTGTGGTTAGATAATGTGAAGAAAATAGACGTGAATTGTGAAGATGACAATACTCCATTGCAGTCCACAGTAGATTTGGATAGCGCTGCAAATGCTATGCAACTGGCGACGGAGGCATTGAAACATATCGAAGCCAAATATCCACATCCAAGAAAACAGAAAGTTGTACGAATATTCACATTCGACAAACAGGAAATTGCTGGCGTTCATTATAGAGTAAAGTTAGAAGTAGGTTACACTGATTGTCTAGCACTGAGCATTAAAGACGATTGCCAACTGGTCGACGATATCAGTTTAAACAAACTCTGTAGAGCTAACATTTGGGTGCGCCCAGGGACCGATCATCCACCTACGTACCGCGTTTCTTGTGATTACCAAGATGGTATTACAACTGAACTGTACCACAAAATTCAATCTGAGCACTTATTTTCTGATTTCTTAGCAACGTATAATCCTGACTACATTAATGATCACCTAGAAATGCTCAAGAGGTATGAAATATTCCAAAATAATGTGAGAAAAATTCACGATTTTAACACCCACGAGCGCGGAACAGCTAGATACGCGGTCACGAGATTTAGCGATTTGACTTATGAGGAATTTGGACAGAAATACTTGGGATTAAAGACGAATCTTCGTGACAGCAATCAAATCCCGATCAGAAAGGCGGACATACCACAAGTGCACTTGCCTGACAGTTACGACTGGAGACATTACAACGCGGTTACAGAAGTGAAAGACCAAGGATCCTGTGGCAGTTGTTGGGCGTTTAGTGTCACAG GCAACATTGAAGGTCAATGGAAGATACATTCTGGGGATCTTGTGTCTCTCTCAGAACAGGAATTGGTGGACTGTGACAAACTTGACGAGGGATGTAATGGTGGCTTACCAGACAATGCTTACAG AGCTATAGAACAGTTAGGCGGCTTGGAGACCGAGAAAGACTACCCCTACGAAGGTGAAAATGACAAATGCACGTATAATAAAACCCTCTCGAGGGTGCAGATTACAGGCGCTGTCAACATATCGTCAAATGAAACTGACATGGCCAAATGGCTTCTGCAAAATGGACCGATTTCTATTG
- the LOC112057000 gene encoding protein O-mannosyl-transferase 2 yields MAKEKNASSSSKIWWITFGLVCGATFLTRFYKVLEPDHVCWDETHFGKMASSYINRTFFFDVHPPLGKMLIALSGKLTGYDGTFHFEKPGSKFEGARYEGMRIFCTTLGALIIPLTFLTIWEMTKNLDATVIGTLLLLCDVGFLTLNRYILLDPILLFFMSCTIYGVFKVRSLTDEGLAPFSARMLAWQLWLGAALACTISVKFVGLFVVLFAGLRTLADLWNVLGDLTKPVSYTVKHLIGRSITLIIWPILLYVFFFWIHLTVLSKSGNGDGFYSSGFQARLEGNSLNNASAPRVLAYGAAVTLKNHRTGGGYLHSHHHLYPAGAGAKQQQITTYTHKDENNKWIVKPYDREQVAGVVLVRSGDLVRLTHAATGRNLHSHRERAPMTGKFMQVTGYGEDGVGDANDVWKIIVSGGKDGDEIQTVRSKLVFIHYLQSCALTTTGKQLPKWGFEQQEVACNPNLRDNNALWNVEDNVFDQLPKMSFEVYASSFLERLVESHAVMLHGNAGLKPKEGEVTSQPWQWPINYRGQFFSANSHRIYLLGNPVVWWGNLAFLAIFFVLFIVNSIREKRAQAFGRIVEGDSSLLNAAGWNFVGWALHYVPFWAMGRVLYFHHYFPALVFSSMLTGIITVYLLQSIKSYLSRELGRAVYQGATGLVVSTTVYSFHLFAPLAYGMSGPLANEPNSTVAGLRWLDTWEF; encoded by the exons ATGGCTAAAGAGAAAAATGCTTCTTCGTCGtcgaaaat ATGGTGGATAACTTTTGGATTGGTATGTGGTGCTACTTTCTTGACAAGATTTTATAAAGTATTAGAACCTGATCATGTTTG ttgGGATGAGACTCATTTTGGTAAAATGGCAAGCAGTTACATAAACAGAACTTTCTTTTTTGATGTTCATCCTCCACTTGgaaag ATGCTCATTGCATTGTCTGGAAAACTGACAGGCTATGATGGTacttttcattttgaaaaacCTGGCAGCAAGTTTGAAGGAGCTAGATATGAGGGGATGAGAATT ttCTGCACAACATTGGGAGCTTTGATTATACCTCTAACATTTTTGACTATATGGGAGATGACAAAGAACCTTGATGCAACAGTGATTGGCACCTTGCTATTACTGTGTG ATGTGGGCTTCTTGACACTTAATAGATACATTCTGCTGGATCCAATACTATTGTTCTTCATGAGCTGCACCATATATGGCGTATTTAAG GTTCGTTCTCTGACCGATGAGGGCCTGGCACCGTTCTCAGCGCGTATGCTCGCTTGGCAGCTGTGGCTTGGCGCGGCGCTCGCATGCACCATATCCGTGAAGTTCGTCGGACTGTTTGTGGTACTTTTCGCCGGGTTACGCACTCTCGCCGACCTGTGGAACGTTCTCGGCGACTTGACGAAGCCTGTC AGTTACACTGTGAAGCATTTGATCGGCAGAAGCATTACATTGATTATTTGGCCCATACTACTCTACGTGTTTTTCTTCTGGATTCATCTTACAGTGCTCAGCAAaag CGGTAACGGCGACGGGTTCTACTCATCGGGTTTCCAAGCGCGGTTAGAAGGCAACAGTCTGAACAACGCCAGCGCGCCGCGCGTGCTCGCCTACGGCGCCGCCGTCACGCTCAAGAACCACCGCACGGGCGGCGGCTACCTGCACTCGCACCATCACCTCTACCCCGCCGGCGCCGGCGCCAAGCAGCAGCAG ATAACAACTTACACTCACAAAGACGAGAACAACAAGTGGATAGTGAAGCCGTACGACCGCGAGCAGGTGGCCGGCGTCGTACTGGTACGCAGCGGCGACCTGGTGCGCCTGACGCACGCGGCCACCGGGCGGAACCTCCACTCGCACCGGGAGCGGGCGCCCATGACCGGCAAGTTCATGCAGGTCACTGGGTACGGTGAG GATGGAGTTGGCGATGCTAACGACGTATGGAAGATAATAGTATCTGGCGGCAAAGATGGCGACGAGATACAAACAGTGCGGAGCAAACTCGTGTTCATACACTACTTGCAG TCGTGTGCGCTGACGACTACGGGCAAGCAGCTGCCCAAGTGGGGCTTCGAGCAGCAGGAGGTCGCGTGCAACCCCAACCTGCGCGACAACAACGCGCTGTGGAACGTCGAGGACAACGTGTTCGATCAGT tGCCAAAGATGAGTTTCGAGGTGTACGCGTCGAGCTTCCTGGAGCGGCTGGTGGAGTCGCACGCAGTGATGCTTCACGGCAACGCGGGGCTCAAGCCCAAGGAGGGCGAGGTCACCTCGCAGCCCTGGCAGTGGCCCATCAATTACAGG ggtCAGTTTTTCTCGGCGAATTCTCACAGAATCTATTTACTTGGCAACCCAGTGGTGTGGTGGGGGAATCTGGCGTTCCTTGCGATATTCTTCGTGCTGTTCATCGTTAACTCTATTAGAGAAAAGCGCGCGCAAGCATTTGGAAGAATAGTGGAAG GTGACTCGTCCCTGCTGAACGCGGCGGGCTGGAACTTCGTGGGCTGGGCGCTGCACTACGTGCCCTTCTGGGCCATGGGGCGCGTCCTCTACTTCCACCACTACTTCCCGGCGCTCGTCTTCAGCTCTATGCTTACTG gtattATCACAGTATACCTGCTGCAGAGTATCAAGAGCTATCTGAGCCGCGAGCTAGGCCGCGCGGTGTACCAGGGCGCCACGGGGCTGGTGGTGTCCACCACGGTGTACAGCTTCCACCTGTTCGCGCCGCTCGCCTACGGCATGAGCGGGCCCCTGGCGAACGAGCCCAACTCCACCGTCGCGGGCCTGCGGTGGCTAGACACGTGGGAGTTTTAA
- the LOC112057440 gene encoding uncharacterized protein LOC112057440, which produces MAEESISQYLRDNNFDEYHKILKINKVTKQVVSGYIYTLDFDAYPTKRILKNKKKTAKCKVLGKTKYLKCKSKIWEQPWLNKKEIDVKCEKKIQEPDSKPPIVGGKVEQDINDPIYEQLAKESFNVYNEKIGSTVVGTELIVVTRVTKQVVSGTSTEIDFEVQPASSDSILLCNSKIWEQPWLNKREIDVKCEKKIQEPDSKPPIVGGKVEQDINDPIYEQLAKESFNVYNEKIGSTVVGTELIVVTRVTKQVVSGTSTEIDFEVQSASSDSILLCNSKIWEQPWLNKKEIDVKCEKKNQEPDSKPPIVGGKVEQDINDPIYEQLAKESFNVYNEKIGSTVVGTELIVVTRVTKQVVSGTSTEIDFEVQPASSDSILLCNSKIWEQPWLNKREIDVKCEKKIQEPDSKPPIVGGKVEQDINDPIYEQLAKESFNVYNEKIGSTVVGTELIVVTRVTKQVVSGTSTEMDFEVQPASSDSILLCNSKIWEQPWLNKKEIDVKCEKKNQEPDSKPPIVGGKVEQDINDPIYEQLAKESFNVYNEKIGSTVVGTELIVVTRVTKQVVSGTSTEIDFEVQPASSDSILLCNSKIWEQPWLNKKEIDVKCEKKNQEPDSKPPIVGGKVEQDINDPIYEQLAKESFNVYNEKIGSTVVGTELIVVTRVTKQVVSGTSTEIDFEVQPASSDSILLCNSKIWEQPWLNKKEIDVKCEKKNQEPDSKPPIVGGKVEQDINDPIYEQLAKESFNVYNEKIGSTVVGTELIVVTRVTKQVVSGTSTEMDFEVQPASSDSILLCNSKIWEQPWLNKKEIDVKCEKKNQEPDSKPPIVGGKVEQDINDPIYEQLAKESFNVYNEKIGSTVVGTELIVVTRVTKQVVSGTSTEIDFEVQPASSDSILLCNSKIWEQPWLNRKEIDVNCYCMG; this is translated from the coding sequence ATGGCAGAAGAATCAATCAGTCAATATTTAAGAGACAACAATTTTGATGAAtaccataaaatattaaaaatcaacaaAGTAACAAAACAAGTTGTTTCTGGTTATATATATACTCTAGATTTCGATGCGTATCCTACAAaacgtattttaaaaaacaaaaagaaaactgcCAAATGTAAAGTATTAGGTAAAACTAaatatttgaaatgtaaatCCAAGATCTGGGAACAACCCTGGTTAAATAAGAAGGAAATCGATGTTAAATGTGAGAAAAAAATCCAGGAACCTGATAGCAAACCTCCGATCGTTGGTGGTAAAGTAGAACAGGACATAAACGACCCTATTTACGAACAGCTAGCTAAAGAGTCCTTCAACGTATACAATGAAAAGATCGGTTCAACCGTGGTCGGTACAGAATTAATAGTAGTCACACGCGTAACTAAGCAAGTTGTGTCTGGGACAAGCACTGAAATTGATTTTGAAGTGCAGCCCGCATCCTCCGAcagcatattattatgtaattccaAAATCTGGGAACAACCCTGGTTAAATAAGAGGGAAATCGATGTTAAATGTGAGAAAAAAATCCAGGAACCTGATAGCAAACCTCCGATCGTTGGTGGTAAAGTAGAACAGGACATAAACGACCCTATTTACGAACAGCTAGCTAAAGAGTCCTTCAACGTATACAATGAAAAGATCGGTTCAACCGTGGTCGGTACAGAATTAATAGTAGTCACACGCGTAACTAAACAAGTTGTGTCTGGGACAAGCACTGAAATTGATTTTGAAGTGCAGTCCGCATCCTCCGAcagcatattattatgtaattccaAAATCTGGGAACAACCCTGGTTAAATAAGAAGGAAATCGATGTTAAATGTGAGAAAAAAAACCAGGAACCTGACAGCAAACCTCCGATCGTTGGTGGTAAAGTAGAACAGGACATAAACGACCCTATTTACGAACAGCTAGCTAAAGAGTCCTTCAACGTATACAATGAAAAGATCGGTTCAACCGTGGTCGGTACAGAATTAATAGTAGTCACACGCGTAACTAAGCAAGTTGTGTCTGGGACAAGCACTGAAATTGATTTTGAAGTGCAGCCCGCATCCTCCGAcagcatattattatgtaattccaAAATCTGGGAACAACCCTGGTTAAATAAGAGGGAAATCGATGTTAAATGTGAGAAAAAAATCCAGGAACCTGATAGCAAACCTCCGATCGTTGGTGGTAAAGTAGAACAGGACATAAACGACCCTATTTACGAACAGCTAGCTAAAGAGTCCTTCAACGTATACAATGAAAAGATCGGTTCAACCGTGGTCGGTACAGAATTAATAGTAGTCACACGCGTAACTAAGCAAGTTGTGTCTGGGACAAGCACTGAAATGGATTTTGAAGTGCAGCCCGCATCCTCCGAcagcatattattatgtaattccaAAATCTGGGAACAACCCTGGTTAAATAAGAAGGAAATCGATGTTAAATGTGAGAAAAAAAACCAGGAACCTGATAGCAAACCTCCGATCGTTGGTGGTAAAGTAGAACAGGACATAAACGACCCTATTTACGAACAGCTAGCTAAAGAGTCCTTCAACGTATACAATGAAAAGATCGGTTCAACCGTGGTCGGTACAGAATTAATAGTAGTCACACGCGTAACTAAGCAAGTTGTGTCTGGGACAAGCACTGAAATTGATTTTGAAGTGCAGCCCGCATCCTCCGAcagcatattattatgtaattccaAAATCTGGGAACAGCCCTGGTTAAATAAGAAGGAAATCGATGTTAAATGTGAGAAAAAAAACCAGGAACCTGATAGCAAACCTCCGATCGTTGGTGGTAAAGTAGAACAGGACATAAACGACCCTATTTACGAACAGCTAGCTAAAGAGTCCTTCAACGTATACAATGAAAAGATCGGTTCAACCGTGGTCGGTACAGAATTAATAGTAGTCACACGCGTAACTAAGCAAGTTGTGTCTGGGACAAGCACAGAAATTGATTTTGAAGTGCAGCCCGCATCCTCCGAcagcatattattatgtaattccaAAATCTGGGAACAACCCTGGTTAAATAAGAAGGAAATCGATGTTAAATGTGAGAAAAAAAACCAGGAACCTGATAGCAAACCTCCGATCGTTGGTGGTAAAGTAGAACAGGACATAAACGACCCTATTTACGAACAGCTAGCTAAAGAGTCCTTCAACGTATACAATGAAAAGATCGGTTCAACCGTGGTCGGTACAGAATTAATAGTAGTCACACGCGTAACTAAGCAAGTTGTGTCTGGGACAAGCACTGAAATGGATTTTGAAGTGCAGCCCGCATCCTCCGAcagcatattattatgtaattccaAAATCTGGGAACAACCCTGGTTAAATAAGAAGGAAATCGATGTTAAATGTGAGAAAAAAAACCAGGAACCTGATAGCAAACCTCCGATCGTTGGTGGTAAAGTAGAACAGGACATAAACGACCCTATTTACGAACAGCTAGCTAAAGAGTCCTTCAACGTATACAATGAAAAGATCGGTTCAACCGTGGTCGGTACAGAATTAATAGTAGTCACACGCGTAACTAAGCAAGTTGTGTCTGGGACAAGCACAGAAATTGATTTTGAAGTGCAGCCCGCATCCTCCGAcagcatattattatgtaattccaAAATCTGGGAACAACCCTGGTTAAATAGAAAGGAAATCGATGTTAACTGCTACTGCATGGGCTAA